The Phoenix dactylifera cultivar Barhee BC4 chromosome 9, palm_55x_up_171113_PBpolish2nd_filt_p, whole genome shotgun sequence genome window below encodes:
- the LOC120103669 gene encoding uncharacterized protein LOC120103669 gives MEQPLLSDPNTSTTPCGSANTNSPAGESSTDPPTTLAGLAFVLIFASISLWANLEAGKGFDVSILNAAPAGTLAARRFDLLFVSNGRAARIVLNASEFVERILYPNELYPRKPVRSVTLRLAGQNLSGVVAVSHGDDPHLPGDYVIHVSPSVMAEADPGLSLVSAVQQAMARVWLWDVGGAPPKWLVDAMVEYLSLSAGFAGNAVPLRPGGSCWGEDEDPPSVARFFKFCEERRPGFVARLNRAMSKHWNDIMVDEALGSSSRRMCSAYRSRTRQRGEVSGPKSVLGAM, from the coding sequence ATGGAGCAGCCCCTGCTCTCCGATCCCAACACCTCCACCACCCCATGTGGCAGTGCTAATACCAACTCTCCTGCAGGTGAATCCTCCACCGATCCCCCCACCACCCTCGCTGGCCTCGCCTTCGTCCTCATCTTCGCATCCATCTCTCTCTGGGCAAACCTCGAAGCCGGCAAAGGCTTCGACGTGTCCATCCTCAACGCCGCCCCCGCCGGCACTCTCGCCGCCCGGCGCTTCGATCTCCTCTTCGTCTCCAACGGCAGGGCTGCCCGAATTGTCCTGAATGCCAGCGAATTCGTGGAACGAATCCTCTACCCCAACGAACTGTACCCTCGCAAGCCGGTCCGCAGCGTGACCCTCCGCCTGGCCGGCCAGAACCTCAGCGGGGTCGTGGCAGTTAGTCATGGAGATGATCCCCACCTTCCCGGCGACTACGTGATTCATGTGAGCCCGAGCGTGATGGCCGAGGCCGATCCGGGGTTGTCGTTGGTCTCGGCGGTGCAACAGGCCATGGCTCGCGTCTGGCTCTGGGACGTGGGCGGCGCGCCGCCGAAGTGGCTCGTGGACGCCATGGTGGAGTACCTTAGCTTGTCGGCCGGGTTCGCCGGCAACGCCGTTCCACTACGACCTGGTGGTTCGTGCTGGGGAGAGGATGAGGACCCACCTAGTGTTGCACGATTTTTCAAGTTCTGTGAAGAGAGGAGGCCTGGGTTCGTAGCTCGGTTGAACCGAGCCATGAGTAAGCACTGGAACGATATCATGGTGGACGAGGCGTTGGGCTCATCGTCTCGACGGATGTGCTCGGCCTATCGTTCGAGGACACGTCAGCGTGGGGAAGTCTCCGGTCCCAAGTCAGTGTTGGGGGCCATGTGA